Genomic DNA from Cucurbita pepo subsp. pepo cultivar mu-cu-16 chromosome LG13, ASM280686v2, whole genome shotgun sequence:
tatatgtaaTTATCTTGTAtcaatttattactttttctttttatttctcgaTCTCTCTCCATTTAACCTGCACATATCTATGTATTTACCTTCATTAAGCTTTATTCCCACGATGACGTGTAGATCGTCTcatgtattaaattttattctcatCTTTAGAGTACTTCTCCGAGTCAAATCTAATTTGAGTTtgctttttactttttttttttttttaatcaatgaTTATTCTTCATTCACTTggcttaaaatttaaatatgatttatttgatattttttcttccattttcaaaatttgtaataattcatGTCTACTCTTTTTTTGTGAGATAAAATagggatatttttattaatttatccgtctaataataataataataaaaagtataaGAGGGGTATAAGAGTTATAAGACTGGTTAAACTAGAGTGACCAGTTATTCTCCAGTGCCACCAATTTGATTGAAACtcatacacacacacacactaaTGGGATGTACTCTGCAAATTAACCAAAGCATAATAAGCTCCCTTTTCCCCAATCCCCATCAGCGACGAGTGATTCCCAGTCTCCACTACCTTCCCTTTATCCAAAACCGCAATCATGTCGCAATTCTGTATGGTGCTCAGCCTGTGCGCCACTACCACGCTCGTCCTCCCCACCATCACCCTCTCCAGCGCCTCCTGCACCAATTTCTCTGACTGCCCATCAAGCGCACTCGTCGCCTCATCCAGCAGCAGCACCGTCGGATTCTTAAGTATCGCTCTCGCTATTGCTATCCTCTGTTTTTGCCCTCCCGACAGCTGCAATCCCCTGTCTCCACACAACGTCTCGTACCCATCCTTCAATCCCGAGATGAAATCGTGTGCGTTCGCTGCCTTCGCTGCTTCGATTATCTCCGATTCGTCCGCCGTTTCTGAATATCCGTACACGATGTTGTCCCTAATTGTTCCGGCGAACAGCGTCGGCTCTTGGCTCACTAATGCGATGCGTTTTCTTAGCGTTCGGAGATGATACGATTTTAAATCTCGACCGTCGAGTTGGATCGTTCCTTTAATCGGGTCGTAGAATCGCTCCACTAGCCCGATTATGGTGGATTTTCCCGACCCACTTTGCCCAACCAACGCCGTGGATTTACCTGCCTCGATTTTGATTGAAAACCCACGGAATATCATCGTCTCCGGTCGAGCAGGGTAAGCGAAATCCACTCTCTTGAATTCGATTCGGCCGGTTAATTTATCCGGTTTGTATCCTTCTGGGTTGTCCGGTTCGATTTTGGTCAACCGGTCCAAAACGTCGAAAACCGAACTGACCACGCCGGACCCTTTGGCAAGATCTGACGTCATGCTGCCAGCGTCGGCGATGACACGGCCGGTGCTGACCAAAACCAGGAAGGTTTGGAAGAGACCTTTAGCAGTGGTTTCGCCCTGGGATATTAACTTGCTTCCGTACCAATAGTTCAAAGCCCATACACAAATGGTGAGGCCTTGGGAGCAGCCGAGTCCAATTCCGGCATACCATGATTTCTTAATGCCTTGTTGGGTTGGGACTTCTTGCGCCTTCTCGAGCATTTTAAGGATGTGGTCTTGTGAAGAGAAGGCCGTGACGGTTCGGAGGTTGGAGACAGCCTCAGCGGCGAGCTTGCTGCACTGTTCTTGGGATTTGATGGCGTCTTTGGACATCTTCCGTAGGAGTACTTGTCTTGTGTACAAGCAGCTAATTAATACTGGTTGGGCTGCGATTATTACAAACGCCAGCTTCCATGAAAGTACAAACCCCAATGTGAATGCTACGACTACTGCTGAAATGGTTTGCATAATTAGAGCCATTCTATCGCCCACCNTTTGCCCAACCAACGCCGTGGATTTACCTGCCTCGATTTTGATTGAAAACCCACGGAATATCATCGTCTCCGGTCGAGCAGGGTAAGCGAAATCCACTCTCTTGAATTCGATTCGGCCGGTTAATTTATCCGGTTTGTATCCTTCTGGGTTGTCCGGTTCGATTTTGGTCAACCGGTCCAAAACGTCGAAAACCGAACTGACCACGCCGGACCCTTTGGCAAGATCTGACGTCATGCTGCCAGCGTCGGCGATGACACGGCCGGTGCTGACCAAAACCAGGAAGGTTTGGAAGAGACCTTTAGCAGTGGTTTCGCCCTGGGATATTAACTTGCTTCCGTACCAATAGTTCAAAGCCCATACACAAATGGTGAGGCCTTGGGAGCAGCCGAGTCCAATTCCGGCATACCATGATTTCTTAATGCCTTGTTGGGTTGGGACTTCTTGCGCCTTCTCGAGCATTTTAAGGATGTGGTCTTGTGAAGAGAAGGCCGTGACGGTTCGGAGGTTGGAGACAGCCTCAGCGGCGAGCTTGCTGCACTGTTCTTGGGATTTGATGGCGTCTTTGGACATCTTCCGTAGGAGTACTTGTCTTGTGTACAAGCAGCTAATTAATACTGGTTGGGCTGCGATTATTACAAACGCCAGCTTCCATGAAAGTACAAACCCCAATGTGAATGCTACGACTACTGCTGAAATGGTTTGCATAATTAGAGCCATTCTATCGCCCACCAGGGATCGAACCTGCCCAAAAAGGAGCTCCTGGTCATACTTCAATACAAATTCATTCTAAATAAATGGGTTTTATAACAGCTAAGGCCACCCCTACTCattattgtccactttgtaCTTTCTTTTGTACTTTCTCTCGTGTGGTTCCCTTTCCTTCGTGTGTTTtccccctcaaagttttaaaacgcctacactagagaggtttccacatccttacaaATAATGTTTGGTTTCcgtctccaaccaatgtgagaactcacaatccatcccacTCGGGCGCTCCGGGTTCTTGCTAGGCACACACCTTGGTGtgtggctttgataccatttataatagctcaaactcactcctagtagatattgtcatctttgtaCTTTTCCTTGTGCGCTTCCCCTAAAGGTTTTAAACAGCATTTACtagggataggtttccacatccttacaaggaatgcttcgttcccctttccaacaaATTTGGAAACTAAGTCGTCGGCGAAGGATTCTACCCATCACTCAGTGGGAATTATGTTACAAGGCGGCCCTTGAGACTCATCCTTCACAAGGGCTTAGCCAACAACACGTGCCTTTGAAGGCCAAAAAGTCTCTACTGCTGGTTGACAATCAAGCGATGGGCCTATGCGTCGCTTCTTGCCCAGATTATAATTTATAGGCGTTTAGTCATCATCCAGCGCACGATAGCCAATTATGCGAATCAACGGTTGCTCTCATACTAAGTTGAATTACTATTGATTAGTAAAGTATCGGATTTTTACCATATTGGCATCATGAGCAAGTCTGGAGCAAATTGCGCCACTAGAATTCTCGTCCTGATCGAACCAGCCAACTTCAAAAGTAAGGATCTTGGAGAGCATCATCTCTCGAATTCTTTTGGTGAGATATTCTCCCATGTAAGCGAAGTTGTAATGTTCGCAAAGGTTGACGAGGAAAGTGAACATAGCCAACCCAACAAACCCAAGCGCATAAGTCCTCGTCTTGGCTTTAATCTCCTCGTGACttgttaaaaaatacatagaaACCATCGACCCCATCAAGAACGCGTGCACAGGCTGCACAGCGCCGAACAGCATCGCCGAAATGCATCCCATTAGAGCTTGCTTCCATTCCGGCAGGTTCAAAGCCAGAAGTCTCCTAAACGATGGCTTTGGGAGTTTTTGTTTATTCTCGATAACGGTGGTTGAGCCGACCGAGTTTACAGAGCTGGAGGCGCTGAGGAAGGAGAGGCGGCGGCTGCTGTTGCTTCTGATTCTGGCGAGGTGGGGTACGGAAGATGCGGAGGGTTCGTTGGGGGATTGTTGCTGTGCGGCGGTTTGTTGAAGGTGGACGAGGGAGGCGTAATGGCCGGTTTGGTTTTGGATGAGGTCATTGTGAGACCCTGTTTCCACGACTTCGCCGTTTTGGATAACGGCGATGAGGTCGGCGTTGCGGACGGTGGTGAGTCGATGGGCAATGATGATGGTGGTGCGGCCGATGGCGGCTTTGTCGAGTGCCTCTTGGACGACACGCTCTGATTCCGAGTCCAAGGCGCTGGTGGCTTCGTCCAAGAGCAGGATTCGTGGACGCTTGATTATGGCTCGAGCTATGGCGATCCTCTGCTTTTGGCCTCCTGACATTTGCACTCCTCTTTCCCCCACCTGtttttcaacttcaaattattattaaaatagcAAATGATTTGACGTTCCAACACTTTTATCCTACTTCTCTGGAGTCCTTCAATAAAGGAatacttctttgttcgacatctaaaatttctattgacatgattaTGTTAAACCCCATAATTTACCTGTGTGTCATATCCTTCCGGAAacagagaaataaaattatgagcGTTAGAAGCTTTAGCAGCCTCGATGATCTCATCCATGGTGGCATCCTCCTTTCCAAAAAGAATATTCTCTTTAATGGAAGTGGCAAAAAGGGCAGGCTCTTGACTAACCAGACCCATTTGGGACCTCAGCCATTTCAATTGCAGCCTCTCAATCCCCACTCCGTCCATCAGAATGCTCCCTCCCAATGGGTCGTAAAATCTCTGCAGCAGAGAGATGACGGTGGACTTGCCGGAGCCGCTGCTACCGACAAGGGCAACGGTGCGACCGGCGGGAATTGTGATGGTCAGATCCTTCAGAATTATGGTCTCCGGGCGAGACGGGTACGCGAATTGGACGTTGTTGAATTGGACCTCGCCGGAGACATTTTCGAGGATTTGACCTTCCATGTCGTCGGAGTCGATTTTGGGGACTCTGTTTATGATCTCCATGATTCGCTCCCCCGCCGCAATTGCCTCGGAAAAGTATCGAACGTTGGAAAAACTAGTACCAACTGCCCTGTCATTTCGATAATTTCCCAAGCAAATATTAGTTGTTAACAACAAATTGACGAGAAAGAGACAATTAGGAGAAGGGTTGAGTTCTTACAATCCGCCGATGGCAATGGAGGCTCCAATGGCAAATACAGTCCCACCTTGAGCACCATGGTACATAACCATTCGACTTCCATACCAAGCCATGAATGCCCAAATTGCAAACGAAACTCCATTACTTCCGATGGCCAAACCTTTAGAAAGTCCCTGTTTTAGGCCCAACTTCACCGAAGTTTCTAATGCCGACGAATAATCCGATTTAATCTTATCTTCTCCAGCGTAGGCATACACAGTTCTAATCGAAGAAACCGCCTGCTCTGCTACCGTTCCGGCCTTTTTATACCCCTCCATGCTCTCTCTCGCGAAACCCATCATGGTTTTGCCGTAAAGAAGACCAGGGATCAATAACAAGAGCGCGAAAGGTAATCCCACCAACGCCTGCTGCCATAACATTATAAACCCGACAATGTAGCTTCCAAGAAATGTGGCCATGTTCATCAAAAAGTTTGGGATCTGGATAGATTCCCGACAACCCAtgtcaaataatataaaattttgactaaattataaaaaaggaaaaataaagctTTAACCTTTTCGCTCAAAACGTCTTGAATCACTAAGGTATCACTGGAAACAGAGGCGATAACTTCGGAGGTGCCGGTGACATGCATATCGAAATACCCAACATCTTGCCGGAGAACTGCTTTAAGATATCTAGCTCTCATCCTCGCCGTCTGTCGCTCGCCGGTTCTCGTCCAGCAATACCCTTCtgaaaaaagtaaaacagAGTAAAAACGTAAGTATATTTAGAGCCTCTGAGTTGAAACAATTCAAAGAATTCAAAGAATTCCAAACCCACCGAGAAAGCTAACCAAAAAAGCCCCACAAGCAATGTACAGCATAGCCACTGCATTCTGTCGCCAATCAAAGAACAATttgatcaaaataaattaaaaaagtaacaGAGTTTTCTGagaaatgaattgaaagaagaGTACTTTCTCGATGCTGTGAAGAAAAACATGCATGTTGTGGCTGGAAGCGGACATTTTAGAGGTAT
This window encodes:
- the LOC111808303 gene encoding ABC transporter B family member 15-like isoform X2 produces the protein MGEKNGNLERSNSKKKGSGGIKGIFIHADAVDILLMTLGFIGALGDGFTSPVVLFVSSRLMNSIGNTSKMSASSHNMHVFLHSIEKNAVAMLYIACGAFLVSFLEGYCWTRTGERQTARMRARYLKAVLRQDVGYFDMHVTGTSEVIASVSSDTLVIQDVLSEKIPNFLMNMATFLGSYIVGFIMLWQQALVGLPFALLLLIPGLLYGKTMMGFARESMEGYKKAGTVAEQAVSSIRTVYAYAGEDKIKSDYSSALETSVKLGLKQGLSKGLAIGSNGVSFAIWAFMAWYGSRMVMYHGAQGGTVFAIGASIAIGGLAVGTSFSNVRYFSEAIAAGERIMEIINRVPKIDSDDMEGQILENVSGEVQFNNVQFAYPSRPETIILKDLTITIPAGRTVALVGSSGSGKSTVISLLQRFYDPLGGSILMDGVGIERLQLKWLRSQMGLVSQEPALFATSIKENILFGKEDATMDEIIEAAKASNAHNFISLFPEGYDTQVGERGVQMSGGQKQRIAIARAIIKRPRILLLDEATSALDSESERVVQEALDKAAIGRTTIIIAHRLTTVRNADLIAVIQNGEVVETGSHNDLIQNQTGHYASLVHLQQTAAQQQSPNEPSASSVPHLARIRSNSSRRLSFLSASSSVNSVGSTTVIENKQKLPKPSFRRLLALNLPEWKQALMGCISAMLFGAVQPVHAFLMGSMVSMYFLTSHEEIKAKTRTYALGFVGLAMFTFLVNLCEHYNFAYMGEYLTKRIREMMLSKILTFEVGWFDQDENSSGAICSRLAHDANMVRSLVGDRMALIMQTISAVVVAFTLGFVLSWKLAFVIIAAQPVLISCLYTRQVLLRKMSKDAIKSQEQCSKLAAEAVSNLRTVTAFSSQDHILKMLEKAQEVPTQQGIKKSWYAGIGLGCSQGLTICVWALNYWYGSKLISQGETTAKGLFQTFLVLVSTGRVIADAGSMTSDLAKGSGVVSSVFDVLDRLTKIEPDNPEGYKPDKLTGRIEFKRVDFAYPARPETMIFRGFSIKIEAGKSTALVGQSGSGKSTIIGLVERFYDPIKGTIQLDGRDLKSYHLRTLRKRIALVSQEPTLFAGTIRDNIVYGYSETADESEIIEAAKAANAHDFISGLKDGYETLCGDRGLQLSGGQKQRIAIARAILKNPTVLLLDEATSALDGQSEKLVQEALERVMVGRTSVVVAHRLSTIQNCDMIAVLDKGKVVETGNHSSLMGIGEKGAYYALVNLQSTSH
- the LOC111808303 gene encoding ABC transporter B family member 15-like isoform X1 — encoded protein: MGEKNGNLERSNSKKKGSGGIKGIFIHADAVDILLMTLGFIGALGDGFTSPVVLFVSSRLMNSIGNTSKMSASSHNMHVFLHSIEKNAVAMLYIACGAFLVSFLEGYCWTRTGERQTARMRARYLKAVLRQDVGYFDMHVTGTSEVIASVSSDTLVIQDVLSEKIPNFLMNMATFLGSYIVGFIMLWQQALVGLPFALLLLIPGLLYGKTMMGFARESMEGYKKAGTVAEQAVSSIRTVYAYAGEDKIKSDYSSALETSVKLGLKQGLSKGLAIGSNGVSFAIWAFMAWYGSRMVMYHGAQGGTVFAIGASIAIGGLAVGTSFSNVRYFSEAIAAGERIMEIINRVPKIDSDDMEGQILENVSGEVQFNNVQFAYPSRPETIILKDLTITIPAGRTVALVGSSGSGKSTVISLLQRFYDPLGGSILMDGVGIERLQLKWLRSQMGLVSQEPALFATSIKENILFGKEDATMDEIIEAAKASNAHNFISLFPEGYDTQVGERGVQMSGGQKQRIAIARAIIKRPRILLLDEATSALDSESERVVQEALDKAAIGRTTIIIAHRLTTVRNADLIAVIQNGEVVETGSHNDLIQNQTGHYASLVHLQQTAAQQQSPNEPSASSVPHLARIRSNSSRRLSFLSASSSVNSVGSTTVIENKQKLPKPSFRRLLALNLPEWKQALMGCISAMLFGAVQPVHAFLMGSMVSMYFLTSHEEIKAKTRTYALGFVGLAMFTFLVNLCEHYNFAYMGEYLTKRIREMMLSKILTFEVGWFDQDENSSGAICSRLAHDANMVRSLVGDRMALIMQTISAVVVAFTLGFVLSWKLAFVIIAAQPVLISCLYTRQVLLRKMSKDAIKSQEQCSKLAAEAVSNLRTVTAFSSQDHILKMLEKAQEVPTQQGIKKSWYAGIGLGCSQGLTICVWALNYWYGSKLISQGETTAKGLFQTFLVLVSTGRVIADAGSMTSDLAKGSGVVSSVFDVLDRLTKIEPDNPEGYKPDKLTGRIEFKRVDFAYPARPETMIFRGFSIKIEAGKSTALVGQSGSGKSTIIGLVERFYDPIKGTIQLDGRDLKSYHLRTLRKRIALVSQEPTLFAGTIRDNIVYGYSETADESEIIEAAKAANAHDFISGLKDGYETLCGDRGLQLSGGQKQRIAIARAILKNPTVLLLDEATSALDGQSEKLVQEALERVMVGRTSVVVAHRLSTIQNCDMIAVLDKGKVVETGNHSSLMGIGEKGAYYALVNLQSTSH